The following is a genomic window from Spirosoma agri.
CGTAATTCAATTTGTAAGACGTCCGTCGTCATAATCAGGGTATTGGTTAATGAGTTAGGTGGGTTAGGAACCACCTGCAGCAAATCTAAAAAAATAGATTGAGTTAATTTAGTTGTCAAGACAACTTTTTTTGAGGGTCGCAAAACGACTATGTCCTTGGTTTCCAGGCTACTTCTTCAACCTCCGCTTCCAGTGCTATTTTGCGACTTAGCACAAACAGGTAGTCAGATAAGCGGTTGATGTATTGTATTACCAAATCATCTACCGGCGATTCGTCAGTTAGCGCAACAATCAATCGTTCAGCTCTGCGGCAAACCGTTCGGGCAAGGTGGCAAAACGATACTGATTCGTGGCCTCCTGGCAGCACAAACGCTCGAAGTTCCGGTAGTTCAGCATCCATAGCATCCATTTCGTTTTCGAGCACCAGCACATCATCCGGAACAATAGCGGGCATTGATCGTGTCGGAGCCTTGCCCGGATCGGTCGCCAGTTCGGCCCCAATCGTAAATAGCCGATCCTGGATTTCTTTCAATAGTTCTTTCCGGCCACTGTTAACCGCCTGATCGCGTACCAGACCAACCCAGGCATTTAGTTCATCAACGGTTCCGTAGGCATCAATGCGCAGATCAGCTTTGCTCACCCGTCGCCCACCAATCAGGGCTGTTTGCCCCTTGTCGCCCGTTTTCG
Proteins encoded in this region:
- a CDS encoding cob(I)yrinic acid a,c-diamide adenosyltransferase, coding for MKIYTKTGDKGQTALIGGRRVSKADLRIDAYGTVDELNAWVGLVRDQAVNSGRKELLKEIQDRLFTIGAELATDPGKAPTRSMPAIVPDDVLVLENEMDAMDAELPELRAFVLPGGHESVSFCHLARTVCRRAERLIVALTDESPVDDLVIQYINRLSDYLFVLSRKIALEAEVEEVAWKPRT